The Natrinema versiforme genome segment GACGATGCCAGACGAGGATACACTAATGACGCTGCTACTCGAGTATTCACCTCGCACCCATGGCAACTGATCGCCACAATCCCCCTGCCGATCACACTGAGGAGTTCGCGACCACGATTGGACTCTATGTGCTCGGTGAAATCTCCCTAGGGAAGGCTGCAGAGCGGGCTGATGTCACCCGCTGGGAGATGAAAGAGATTCTCACTGAGGCCGGTGTTGAGATTCGACTTGGCCCACAGACCATGGGCGATCTCGAAGACGAGCTCGAGACAGCGCTCGACATCGAATGAGCGAGTCGTCCGCTATGGTTTTGTCAGGATCTAAGGCTTGTTTATTATACACATGCTGTCCTTGAATCGCGTTTTCTTTCACCAGTTCTCGGAACGCTTATAGCTCTATACTCAATAATTTCGATATGTACGATTTGACTGCCTTTCAGCGTGATGTCCTGTATGCGATCGCCGGCCAAGACGAACCCCACGGACTTGCGATCAAAGACGAACTCGAGAACTACTACGAGACAGAGATTCATCACGGCCGACTGTATCCCAACCTTGACGAGGTCGTCGATAAAGGCCTCGTCGAGAAAGGCACACTCGACAAACGAACGAACTACTACACGATTACTTCCCGCGGCCAGCGCGAACTCGAGGCCCGGCGCGAGTGGGAAGACCAGTACGTCGATGGATTCGACGCGAACGACGAGTAGCTAGTTCGGCCGACTATCAGAGGATGATCCCTTCCTCGTGCGAATACGCCGTTTTCTCGGATAATACGCGTGGTCGAATTGAACAAATCCTCTCGTCTCGAGTCTTGTTGTAACGCACCTCAAGTCGCTCACAACGGTGGAGGCGGACTGCGGGCGTCTCACGGATGAGTTTCGGCATGCCCTGCCGAGTGCTACGGCAAACGTAATTCCCCCCTCCCGTCGTTTTTCGCTCGAGATGGTTTGTCGCCCCCAGGACGGGTGCGGGGCCCGACTGAAGCCCACCGCAGCAATCCATGCGAACAACTGATGGAGCAACAGCGTTGCCAGACGCGGAGACGACTCAGTTCCTGAACCGAGGTATCGCCAGATGACCAACTGCAACGCGTGTCGAATGCTGATCTGTTCGGTACTCAGTCATGACCAGGCAGGATACGCTGGCCGGTTCTGCTCGGGCTACTGTGAGGTCCGGTACGACTACCAGCAGGCGGACGCTCGAGACGCGGGTCAGGAGGATAGGTACTGATGCTCGAGCAGATCGACCACCATGGCAAGCGTTTCACGATCGATGGCAATGATGTCGTCAACGAAAAAATCGTCCGCTGTCGTCGGACAGAGGCTCTCGAACAGCAGGTCCAGCGAGAGTGTCGCGAACTCGAGCGTTCGAAAGCGGTCGCTGATCCAACTGGTACGGATCCCGATGTTGAGGTGCTCGACCGATAACACCAGACAAGTCCGATCCCAAGATGTCCCTGAGTTCGACCACGCTCTCGATGTCGATGATCCGGTTCCCGACTCGGTGTACGTGATTAGGGGCATCACCCAGAACGTGGCGCCGTGGATGGCGGTCAAATTCTTGTCGACGAACTGCATGAGGCACTCCTCGAGACGGCTCTGTCGAAATCCTATTTTCAGATATATTCTAGCGTGAAACACACGCTCACTACAGATGCGCAAGTACCTTTTTCCGCCTCGGGTTCGTTCGCTGCGCTCACTCACCTCTCGGGGCAAAAATCTACGCTAAAAAGGCCGCTCACTCCCTTCGGTCGCTCGCGGGTGCAGCACTTGCGTTTCGACCGCAGCGGTAACGCCTTCGCCTGTATCTGCCACACCGTCACACAATTCCCAGTCCGTTTGCTAGCGCGAGGCTGGCGATGGCCGCAGTTCCGCCCGCTACCAGTCCATACTTCAGAATCTGGTAGGGAAGACTACGGCTGAATTCATCAAACCCTTGATCGGA includes the following:
- a CDS encoding UPF0175 family protein, with translation MATDRHNPPADHTEEFATTIGLYVLGEISLGKAAERADVTRWEMKEILTEAGVEIRLGPQTMGDLEDELETALDIE
- a CDS encoding PadR family transcriptional regulator; its protein translation is MYDLTAFQRDVLYAIAGQDEPHGLAIKDELENYYETEIHHGRLYPNLDEVVDKGLVEKGTLDKRTNYYTITSRGQRELEARREWEDQYVDGFDANDE